A region from the Euleptes europaea isolate rEulEur1 chromosome 13, rEulEur1.hap1, whole genome shotgun sequence genome encodes:
- the TSC22D3 gene encoding TSC22 domain family protein 3 isoform X2, producing the protein MSTGMYQSPMEVAVYQLHNFSISFFSSLLGGDVVSVKLDNSASGASVVAIDNKIEQAMDLVKNHLMYAVREEVEVLKEQIKELVEKNSQLERENSLLKNLASPEQLQKFQSRLPLEVPSPAPEKQSRGAAAPAQHTGGSAV; encoded by the exons ATGAGCACCGGCATGTACCAGTCCCCGATGGAGGTGGCCGTCTACCAGCTGCACaatttctccatctccttcttctCGTCCCTGCTGGGCGGAGATGTGGTCTCCGTCAAGCTAGACAACAG CGCGTCGGGGGCCAGCGTGGTCGCCATCGACAACAAGATCGAGCAGGCGATG gatCTAGTCAAGAACCACCTGATGTATGCAGTGAGGGAGGAGGTAGAAGTACTGAAAGAGCAGATTAAAGAGCTGGTGGAGAAGAACTCCCAGCTGGAGCGAGAGAACAGCCTCCTGAAGAACCTGGCCAGCCCGGAGCAGCTGCAGAAGTTCCAGTCTCGGCTGCCGCTGGAGGTGCCCTCGCCGGCACCGGAGAAGCAGAGCCGAGGAGCAGCTGCCCCGGCCCAGCACACCGGGGGTTCTGCGGTGTAA